DNA from Solenopsis invicta isolate M01_SB chromosome 4, UNIL_Sinv_3.0, whole genome shotgun sequence:
tacatcgAAAATGGACATTAGAAAGAGTGAGTTAAACGagaatcaaagttaatctatattagTAGAAACAATAAATCTTATATCTAGCGATTTCTTTATATATtggtttttatgtaaaatattcctCTCAATCGACGCGTGTGGGATCTATAATAATTTGAAGTCACGGGACCTTGAAAAGGTTGAACGACCGTCCTCGCTGTAGTCTTCGGCCTCGTCAGCCACCACGATGTCGTTTTTAcgatttaaatgcaaattaatatcGTGTATGTCTATAGCACACGCGCGAAAGTGAAACCGGTCCGTGGCAGTTCTCGTGTCAACATGGAGCCGCCGAGTGCCGTGGGAATAAGGCCCAGGCGTGCGCGATTCACTCCATACGGTCCTCCGAGGCGGTCGAGAATCATCAGCCGCTGACGGTCAATCTGGTCGGTTGTGTAATGCCCGCTGAAAACCCGCCGTCCGCTGTCCCACAGGTAGCTTTCCGCTCTCCGTAATTTCCCGGCGATTAGCCGAAGCGGCCGCCATGCGATTGCCATGCGACGGCGAATgcttttataatacttttaccgAAGTAACGTATAATTAATCTCTCGGTAGGACTTGCACCGATGAGTAAGAGTCGACATTTAGCTCGTAATGTCGACCTTTTGGCATACTTTCTCGTTGAACTCGCGTGATAGCGTGCCGCGACACTTTGATGAGAGACGTCGActatctaatttaatttattttaagaaataaaagctgtgtttttgaaaaatggggTAAAGGATGTTACAGAAATTGACCAATTTATTACTGTAGTAATTACAATAGTCACTGTTAATAATTCCATATAACGCTAATCTCTTAGAGACGTCTATGGGATGTTCAAAAGACGTTCTAGGAATGTCCCTACCCTTTGCATAAAGTGTGCtgttttttatgcttttaatagTTACAGAGATGTGCGAATTATTCAAATATGAATCGAATTGAACCAGATAAGATTTATTTCGATTTGGATTTGAATTTTGATAATTCgaatttaaattattcgaaaattttagTTCCGAAAATCTCGAATACGAATCACATATATTGACAATCAGGTTAGACAGTAACTATAGTTAgacaattaaaagttaaataataaaattacaaagttaataatttttatcttaatttagaGTCTGCGGAATGTTAAAacaactttatattatataatcaatgttattttttcttatgaTATAGAAGTCttccattatttatatattaatattcaatctaacaataagcatattgttaattaaaaattatatgtttcgGTTTGATTCGAATTTCAACAGGGAAACGAAATTCGAGTCAGCGCCAAAAATCCTGATCGCACATCCACTTGTAATtagtacaatattaaaattggtCAATTTCTGGAGCATCGTTGgttaaatactattaaaatataattgagagaaattagaattaattacctattgataaaatataaatttttgcttcGCAATGAAATGCAAATGATATCGCAATGATGCTTGAAAACGTTTCAATGTTTCGAATAAGTTCAAATTATTACTGCAATTTTTACATGTTCGGACAAGTGATTCATGCGCGAAGGAAAATCAAGCGATTAGACGTGAAACGCGGAGGGAAAGTGAATTCAGTTTCTCAAACTGATTGCCATAGGTGATCGCTGATTCTCGATAACACACGTAATGTGGCCGgcgtataaaataatacatgattgcTGACTCGTTTCATCACGTTTCTACGTCGCGTCACGTTCGTAAACCATAAAAGTATATACGATGCAAAAATTCCATGATCAATACGGGTGTTTGTCAGGGGTtaagataataatgataaaggaCTTCAACGTGAAtcatattaatcataaatatagACTGGCAATTGCTATAGTTTCTGCATTAGGAACAGTGTCCGGAAGAGATTGAAGAAAGAAATGTTTTCAGTATTTCTCTTCCTCAAAGTGTCCGCAACTGAACATTGAACATATAATATAGCGCATCGATATTAAATCCTAAATAGCAAGCTAAACTAAGTCATTGCGACAAAATATCAAAGATGTTGTTTTGACGTTAAAATGATGACAAATAATATCAGTTTGCTAGaatcagatttaaaaataatatattataacaaaatgagATTCTCTttgaatatacaatatttaagataattaaaaaaattcgtaaaataaaattttgtcaactTGTAGGAAATAACGTCAAAAAAACCCAATGTACAACATCCCTGTTTAAAAAAATCCGATAGCATTAAAAagtctatataaatatttttggttcataaatatcagatttgttacctgatttttttatatcagattTTTGGTTCATAAATATCAGATttgttatctaattttttatatcagatttttatattatttagcaaatgattaataatcatcTTTTATCAATATCTATCTGAAGGTGTTTTGTCGACATTGATATATCACCTCATCATGTTTTTagtttataaattcaaaaaatgatAGAATTATATCTGtaagaaaatagaaaagtcATAAAGCAAATTATTGTTATGAGACTAGTGGAGCAATCGTAGTGTAGCATGCCAAGCGCTAAGAGTAAAAATCAGAGATTCCGAGTTCAAATCTCGCAATCAGCTCcgttaatttttctaattcctACATATCAATGTCGACAACACAATCAGACATTGATGAAGTTTATAACGAATTCGACTGGGCGGTTTTTTTGCCAAACAGGCATATGGCAAGCATGCACGAAACGTATTTCTAGATTCTTTTAGGGAGAGAAGGACAAAATCTTTTACAGTGTTTCGGAGTGTTTATACTGCCAGTCCATAAGGGCTATAAGATCTGTAACAATAACGATTAAATTTTAGTGTGCTCAAGATGTCGGCTTGAGCGAAAAAACACGAAAGTTGATCGACGACTGCATCGCGAGCCCGCTGGCGGATGATTTGCTCGCGGAGAACGGCGACAAAACGCAGGCCCTCGAGCCACCCTTGAGATTCGTTCCGACAATCGTGATCAACAAGGTAAGCGCACAGAATTCGTTAATTCTTGCGCAATGGCGCTAATTAAGGAGGTTCCCAGACTTAGAAAGGTGGAGAAGgctcatataatttttaatatcttttaacatAGGAATTTTTGGCTGttatcattttctaaataacaaataatatagtttGAATTACACGTGCTTTTACTATTAAACAAAGTTGTTGTGTTGCATTAATCATTATGGCGtcatatttaaaaagcattgcTTTTAATTCATAGAcattttatttactgaaaatgATAATTCAAAACGAAAATTCTTATACCtcgtttgcaattaaattaagcTCCttctcaatattattttagaaagttatttaaagATCACtatactaattaaaaagtttgaaaatattcAGGGGAACGCCTacatattaatcaaaaaattcttgaattttGATCGAGTTATTATATTTCTTCCAACATTTTATTATGTGAAGAAACTGGAGAACCTCCTTAAGTCGATACGATTCTAAATATCatcaattatcaattattataattgtcgGCGTGTATAGGTATATTCGAAGGAAAATCAGGACGAGGCACTAAGAAACTTCCCCAACCTCATCTGTCGGCATTTGACGGCAGAGGGAAAGCCGGGCATCTGCAGTAGGGAGAAATAAAGAAGATGAAAGGAGAGAAAACCCACAGGGCCGAGTCGCGTGTTGAAAGTGCGGGGATGGATAATCGCTCTGTcgaaataaatgatatattttgtctataatatacataagtacctatgtacaaaaatatatacgatTTGTCAAGTACAACAGACTAATGAGTATAAAAGTAGTGgagtaaaaagagagaaacgaaaCAGTGAGATCGCGATATAGCAGGATGTACGCGTCGGTGAATTATCCGTGCTTCTTCTTTCCTTAcactcagaaaaaaaatttatattgaaaaatatttagtcctATATGGTCAACTAAACGTTGGGTTTATTCAAcagttatttagttgcacaaaaaaacgTATAGTTCATTCATTTGaccattacaattttttaatcaacaattATAACTCTATAAGtgctacaatattcctagaatgttatacgaattattaaaaattaaaataatattccgcgaatgttatttaatatttcgaatattgttttaatattatgtggGAACATTGtattaatcactttttattaatattaaataatattgtagcgtttATAAGAAAATGAAATCAACTTGATATTTAGTTGAAtatatcggattaaatattttaatttttcgagaaaTGTTTTTTCAGTTTATGAAAAAAACACGTAAGTCATGAAACGAGCAACGTAATTCTTTCGAAAAAAACCGGAGTATCCCCGGGATTAGCGATCAATTACGTAGCTACGAATTAAGGTAATTGTGCTATTCAGAAACGCGAATCTCATTTGAATAGAGATGCGCGTTAAATTATGTTGAACGCTTATTATTCTCTCGCTTATTCACCGACGCGTCGCAGCCTGTTTCACCTTTGTCAGGGAAAGCGGGCTCTCTCCTTGACGAGGAGGTTCATCCGTCGATGAAGATAGCGTCGTTCAGGGCACTCAGCTCGTGGAACTGTCGCTCGATGTCGACGCCGAGCTCGTGGAAATCTGGCACGTCGTCCTCCGTAGGCACGCAGTATCCTGCAACCAGCAAGACGCGGTGAGACGGTGCACTTCACTCTCGTTCATtcgctttctctcgctctcACGCATTTCATCTCAACGCGCGCGCGTTTTTGTATACTTTCACGAAATTACGCGAGGGCTCCTTTGGAAATAGCACGGGTGCGTGGCACGTGGCAATCTGTTTTGTCATCTGTTTTGTCACGCGTACGCGTTCGCCCGTTCAACGCATTCTCGCTGTACATCTCGGCGTACGCCGTACGGGTCCCCCCTTCCCCCCCAAAAAAgtaaggaatattattttaagactCTGTATGGGGTAAGGGCATAAAAGAGCGGCGAACCTCCTCTGAGATCAGCTATAGACGACCGAGCGCGACACTGTCATCGGCGCGATGCGCGAGCCGCGACAGAAAAAGCCAGCACGCGCCCGCGAGATGCACACATGATCCGATGGCTCAAATCTTTGCGGATTTGCACGCTGAAAATATAGTCAGGGTTGGGAAAGTTACTCtttaaaaataactcgttacccTCTCCCCCCCGTTatcgttatttaaaaagtaacgattcgACGTTAAAAACTGTATCTTAAATTCGTAAaaccgtaaaaaaaatttacagaaaaaggtttaaaatgttcaaaatgcatatgaaaagttttttattagatttataaaaatagtgaaatttactttttatttttttatctagtcAATGT
Protein-coding regions in this window:
- the LOC105194891 gene encoding GILT-like protein 1 → MTMRYYLSVSRLAAVVFVALVSHGILSDAQSADNEPNKNVVNVDVYYESLCSDSMRFIVNQLVPSYSQLKQHIDITFVPYGKATHTRESETGPWQFSCQHGAAECRGNKAQACAIHSIRSSEAVENHQPLTVNLVGCVMPAENPPSAVPQCAQDVGLSEKTRKLIDDCIASPLADDLLAENGDKTQALEPPLRFVPTIVINKVYSKENQDEALRNFPNLICRHLTAEGKPGICSREK